Proteins from one Thaumasiovibrio subtropicus genomic window:
- a CDS encoding methyl-accepting chemotaxis protein: MKFVNKVIATSVVILVGALVGLSLWQYVQVKYEVESLVTQSVDEVLEGVKNTVDEELAVKFDLAAFTAELAEDNLTNEFVDSIIHKSKIRSNFLNAGIGYDADGRFQVNDAAWSTPQGWDPRQRPWYKEAEQAGKLVVTNPYKSASGSEMLVSLAMPVNQANQFAGVMFFDVSLKEMAETINRVTLFDAGYLFLVDSSGVIISHPDANYNGRSIKDVVGDLPYSETLSPFSYKGKEHLIQFTTLASQDWHVGVVLDEEKVFSSLADLRLNAILLTSGASVLAIVILFFVLKKLMSPLSALNLAMKDAASGHGDLTQRLSTDTDLEFADLAGNFNQFTETLQRLIGEMMAIADGIRNDTSSTSTGIQQAAAAMGRQLEEVEMLATAMNEMASSSMEVAANAQNAAAAAQQADVASCRGAEIVDATTEAIRTLSSQIHSSEQAVISLQEASANIESILTVINGIAEQTNLLALNAAIEAARAGESGRGFAVVADEVRNLAQRTQDSTTEISTMISQLMQGTESATLSMQESRELAESSVEQAQHANHALDEIKQAIAAISDMNLQIAAAAEEQSHVAEEINTNTVNIKDISHEVTQSADTLALNIENQVERVNQQEKLLSQFTV; encoded by the coding sequence ATGAAGTTCGTCAACAAAGTCATTGCTACAAGTGTAGTCATATTGGTAGGCGCATTAGTTGGTCTCTCTTTATGGCAATATGTTCAAGTGAAATACGAAGTGGAGAGTCTGGTTACCCAAAGTGTCGATGAGGTTCTTGAAGGGGTTAAAAATACGGTTGATGAAGAGTTGGCCGTGAAGTTTGATTTAGCGGCTTTTACTGCGGAGTTGGCTGAAGATAATTTGACGAATGAATTTGTTGATTCAATTATTCATAAATCCAAAATACGAAGTAATTTTTTAAATGCAGGCATTGGCTATGATGCTGATGGACGCTTTCAAGTGAATGACGCTGCTTGGAGCACACCTCAGGGTTGGGATCCTCGGCAAAGGCCATGGTACAAAGAGGCAGAACAAGCGGGAAAATTGGTCGTCACTAACCCGTATAAAAGCGCATCTGGTAGTGAAATGTTAGTCTCGTTGGCGATGCCGGTGAATCAAGCGAATCAGTTTGCTGGCGTGATGTTTTTTGATGTTAGCTTAAAAGAGATGGCAGAGACCATTAACCGCGTGACGCTCTTTGATGCTGGATACCTCTTTTTAGTCGATAGTAGTGGCGTCATTATTTCTCATCCAGATGCGAACTATAATGGTCGCTCAATCAAAGATGTGGTCGGTGATCTTCCATACTCGGAAACCCTTTCTCCGTTCAGTTATAAGGGAAAAGAACACCTGATCCAATTTACAACCTTAGCCAGCCAAGATTGGCATGTAGGGGTTGTGCTGGATGAGGAAAAAGTGTTCAGCTCTTTAGCGGATTTACGATTAAACGCGATTCTACTCACTTCGGGTGCGAGTGTACTTGCGATTGTGATTCTGTTCTTTGTGCTGAAGAAATTAATGTCGCCGTTGAGCGCGTTGAACCTCGCAATGAAGGATGCAGCAAGCGGTCATGGTGATCTGACACAGCGATTGTCAACGGATACAGATTTAGAGTTTGCAGATCTTGCGGGGAACTTCAATCAGTTTACGGAAACGCTACAGCGATTGATCGGTGAGATGATGGCGATCGCTGATGGGATTCGAAATGACACCTCTTCAACCTCTACGGGAATTCAACAAGCGGCAGCGGCAATGGGGCGTCAGTTAGAAGAAGTAGAAATGCTGGCGACAGCGATGAATGAAATGGCATCATCTTCGATGGAAGTCGCAGCGAATGCCCAGAATGCAGCGGCAGCAGCCCAACAAGCGGATGTTGCTTCCTGTCGTGGTGCCGAGATCGTTGATGCGACGACTGAGGCTATTCGTACGCTGTCATCCCAAATCCACTCTTCCGAACAAGCCGTCATCTCATTGCAAGAGGCTTCAGCAAATATCGAATCTATTTTAACCGTGATTAACGGTATTGCAGAGCAGACCAACTTGCTCGCGTTAAATGCCGCGATTGAGGCTGCCCGCGCGGGTGAATCTGGGCGAGGTTTTGCCGTCGTTGCCGATGAAGTGCGAAATTTAGCACAGCGTACACAAGACTCGACTACTGAGATCAGTACAATGATAAGCCAGTTAATGCAGGGAACTGAGTCCGCGACGCTATCCATGCAAGAGAGCCGTGAGCTCGCAGAGTCCAGTGTTGAGCAGGCTCAGCATGCCAATCATGCCCTTGATGAAATTAAGCAGGCGATAGCCGCCATCTCTGATATGAACCTGCAGATTGCTGCGGCTGCAGAAGAGCAAAGTCATGTCGCGGAAGAAATTAATACTAATACCGTGAACATCAAAGATATCTCTCACGAAGTCACACAAAGCGCGGATACATTGGCATTGAATATCGAGAATCAGGTTGAAAGAGTGAATCAACAGGAGAAGCTGCTAAGCCAGTTTACGGTTTAG